In the Silene latifolia isolate original U9 population chromosome 1, ASM4854445v1, whole genome shotgun sequence genome, TCCTCCTTTTGTTTGCTCGTCGCCATTTGGTCCTTTCCCATCTGGATTTACACCATTTTACCCTTTTAGCATGGCTGGTAATCCAACAGAAGATGAGCAGGGGGCCCCAAGGCAAGATGCTGATTACGGGAGTCCTGCTGCTGCCGTTCCTTTGAGGTCTTATGGGGTCCCTCAGATGGGGACATCCAACGGGGACACAGAGTCTTCCATGGATGGGTTTACAGGAAACAAGAAGCGGGGTACTCGTCAGTCAAACCCATCTCAGAGGAAGGCTCGGAAATCTGGTGGGGGCGGGGCTGCTGGTGAAATCAGGAAGCCTGATTTGAGTAATATTGTGCCCTTGCCTCAATCCCAACAAGAAGAGGGTAACCGGGAACTAGTTAACTTTATAATGATAAAGTTTGACGCAGTTCGTAGGAGGCTGAGCCAGCTTGAAGATTCTAAAGAGGCTTCCACAGGTCTCATTAGGCGTGCTGATCTAAAAGCCGGTAACACATTGTTGACTGTAGGCTATAGGACAAATAGTAGGAAGAGACTAGGAGCAGCCCCAGGTGTTGAAATTGGGGATATTTTCTACTTTCGAATGGAACTATgtgtagtaggcttgcatgctcCGTCAATGGGTGGTATTGACTATATGAATGTCAGAAGTGATTCTGGAGAAGAGAGACTTGCTGTAAGCATTGTTTCTTCTGGAGGATATGACGACGAGGCCGATGATCAAGATGTTCTCATCTATACTGGTCAAGGTGGTGGAAATTACTCAGGGGCAGGTAAGCAACCTGGGCAAGCGTCCGATCAAAAGCTTGAAAGGGGTAATTTAGCTTTAGAGAAGAGTGCTGGACGTCAAAATCATATAAGAGTCATTAGAGGTATTAAAGACATGACTAATCCGTTGATTAAGATCTATGTCTATGATGGCCTCTACTCTATTCAGGGCTCGTGGATTGATAAGGCAAAATCTGGTGTATGTACTTTCAAGTATAAGCTGGTAAGGTTACCTGGACAGCCGCCGGCTTTTGCCACCTGGCAGTCTATATTGAAATGGAAAGAAGGGCTTTCATCTAGGGCAGGTCTTATTCTACCTGATCTTACTTCTGGGGCTGAAACTCTTCCTGTCTCTCTTGTTAATGACTTTGATAATGAAAAGGGCCCTCCTTATTTTACCTACTTGAAGTCCGTTAAATACACAAAGTCGTACAATTTGGGTGAATCGTCTCATGGGTGCAACTGCAATAATGCATGTACTGCAGGTGATCTTAACTGCTCGTGCATTCGCAAGAATGGGGGAGATTTTCCTTATACAACAAATGCAGTTTTAGTTGGACGGAAACCACTATTGTATGAGTGTGGACCTTCTTGCCCTTGCATCCCAAATTGCAAGAATAGGGTTTCACAAAGTGGGCTTAAGGTGCGCTTAGAGGTGTTTAAGACAAGCGATAGAGGTTGGGGATTGCGCTCATGGGACCCAATTCGATCCGGAACTTTTATATGTGAATTTGCTGGTGAAGTGATAGACAAAGCTGAATATGATAGAGATGGCAAGAACAATGACTATATCTTTGACACATGCCGTGTTCTGGACAAGTCTTTTAAGTGGAACTGTGATCCCCCATTGGTAGGTGAAGTGACTACAGGGAGTTTAGATGAGGACTATGACATCCCGTTTCCATTGGTCATTAATGCAAAAGATTCCGGGAATGTTGCTCGCTTTATGAATCATAGTTGCTCTCCTAATGTCTTTTGGCAGCCTCTTGTGTATGATCACAATGGTGAATCTTATGTTCATATTGCATTCTATGCGATCCGACACATTCCTCCTTTGACTGAGCTCACATACGATTATGGTATATCCCAGTCTGAAAATAGGAGAAAACGGTGCTGTTGTGGTTCGTCAAATTGCAAAGGCTACTTTGGTTGACTCTTCGATGTTTTCAAAACAGGTACACATGTTTGAATACTTTGGTTGACTCTACTGTTTTGCTCTATCTTCGTTCTTACTCAACCTGTTAAAAGTTCCTCCTATGTTTGTTAATCAGTTTCTTCTGTATGGTTTTTGGTTAGTGTAATATTCCCGTTTATCTTCTATTCTCATCTGTTAAGGTTTAAGATTTATTGTCACATGGATGATAGATCCCGGAATGAATGAATGTCTTTGATATCAGGATAGTGAGTCTTGGAAAAAATTGTTTAGCTTTTAATTGAcctactagtttagatcccgcgcaataaatgcgcggtatttataaagtttttattttATATTACTTCATAATGCTAAATTAAaacctcattaatatttaatatttcacgtcattatattttgataaggaaaaaaaattgaactgtaaagttattcaagaaaattgagtaaaactgaactgtaaaataatagtggCATCTCATTAATT is a window encoding:
- the LOC141610277 gene encoding histone-lysine N-methyltransferase, H3 lysine-9 specific SUVH1-like codes for the protein MEGVSGPSSESSFDKSRVFDVKPLRTLVPVFPKPPQAPPFVCSSPFGPFPSGFTPFYPFSMAGNPTEDEQGAPRQDADYGSPAAAVPLRSYGVPQMGTSNGDTESSMDGFTGNKKRGTRQSNPSQRKARKSGGGGAAGEIRKPDLSNIVPLPQSQQEEGNRELVNFIMIKFDAVRRRLSQLEDSKEASTGLIRRADLKAGNTLLTVGYRTNSRKRLGAAPGVEIGDIFYFRMELCVVGLHAPSMGGIDYMNVRSDSGEERLAVSIVSSGGYDDEADDQDVLIYTGQGGGNYSGAGKQPGQASDQKLERGNLALEKSAGRQNHIRVIRGIKDMTNPLIKIYVYDGLYSIQGSWIDKAKSGVCTFKYKLVRLPGQPPAFATWQSILKWKEGLSSRAGLILPDLTSGAETLPVSLVNDFDNEKGPPYFTYLKSVKYTKSYNLGESSHGCNCNNACTAGDLNCSCIRKNGGDFPYTTNAVLVGRKPLLYECGPSCPCIPNCKNRVSQSGLKVRLEVFKTSDRGWGLRSWDPIRSGTFICEFAGEVIDKAEYDRDGKNNDYIFDTCRVLDKSFKWNCDPPLVGEVTTGSLDEDYDIPFPLVINAKDSGNVARFMNHSCSPNVFWQPLVYDHNGESYVHIAFYAIRHIPPLTELTYDYGISQSENRRKRCCCGSSNCKGYFG